A genomic window from Candidatus Thiocaldithrix dubininis includes:
- the tviB gene encoding Vi polysaccharide biosynthesis UDP-N-acetylglucosamine C-6 dehydrogenase TviB codes for MKPLHESTLAIIGLGYVGLPLAVEFGKQYPTIGFDINAARVDELRGGSDHTLEVSVADLKAATQLTYTSHLQDMRDANVFIVTVPTPIDAQKCPDLRPLVGASESIAKVLKPNDIVIYESTVYPGATEEDCVPVLEKISGLKFNVDFFVGYSPERVNPGDKEHRVSTIKKVTSGSTPEIADFVDALYRSVIVAGTHKAPSIKVAEAAKIIENTQRDLNIALINELAVICNRMNIDTDAVLQAAGTKWNFLPFRPGLVGGHCIGVDPYYLTHKAQTLGYHPEVILAGRRINDGMGAYAATQLVKAMIKKKIQVEEAKVLVMGLTFKENCPDLRNTRVTDILKELREYHIEADVYDPWVSAEEAQHEYNITPIKQLAQNHYDGIIIAVAHYQFKEMGADYIKSLGRSDCVLYDLKSMFKPGEATLRL; via the coding sequence ATGAAGCCTTTACATGAATCTACCCTTGCTATCATCGGTCTTGGTTACGTCGGTTTACCGTTAGCCGTTGAGTTTGGCAAACAATACCCTACGATTGGTTTTGATATTAATGCAGCGCGTGTGGATGAGTTGCGTGGTGGTAGCGATCACACGTTAGAAGTGAGTGTTGCGGATTTAAAAGCAGCCACTCAATTAACCTACACCAGTCACTTGCAAGATATGCGCGATGCGAACGTGTTCATCGTGACTGTGCCAACGCCGATTGATGCGCAAAAATGCCCGGATTTACGCCCGTTAGTGGGTGCGAGCGAAAGTATTGCCAAAGTTCTAAAGCCGAATGATATTGTGATTTATGAATCCACCGTGTATCCGGGTGCGACGGAAGAGGATTGTGTGCCGGTTTTAGAAAAAATTTCGGGTTTGAAATTTAATGTGGATTTTTTCGTGGGTTATTCACCCGAGCGGGTTAATCCGGGTGATAAAGAGCACCGAGTCTCGACGATTAAGAAAGTCACGTCCGGTTCGACCCCTGAAATTGCGGATTTTGTCGATGCCCTGTACCGTAGCGTGATTGTGGCAGGAACGCATAAAGCACCCAGCATTAAAGTCGCAGAAGCTGCGAAAATTATTGAGAATACCCAACGTGATTTGAATATTGCCTTGATCAATGAATTGGCAGTCATTTGCAATCGCATGAATATTGATACGGATGCGGTGTTGCAAGCGGCGGGTACTAAGTGGAATTTCTTGCCATTCCGTCCCGGTTTAGTTGGCGGACACTGTATTGGGGTTGATCCGTATTATCTAACGCATAAAGCGCAGACTTTGGGTTATCACCCAGAAGTCATTCTAGCCGGACGGCGGATTAATGATGGTATGGGTGCGTATGCGGCCACGCAATTAGTCAAAGCCATGATTAAGAAGAAAATCCAAGTCGAAGAGGCGAAAGTATTAGTGATGGGTTTGACTTTTAAGGAAAACTGCCCGGATTTACGCAATACTCGCGTCACCGATATTTTGAAAGAATTACGCGAATATCATATTGAAGCGGATGTGTATGATCCGTGGGTCTCTGCCGAAGAGGCGCAACACGAATACAATATTACGCCCATTAAGCAATTGGCACAAAACCACTACGACGGTATTATTATTGCTGTTGCCCATTACCAATTTAAGGAAATGGGCGCGGATTATATTAAGTCCTTAGGTCGCAGCGATTGCGTGTTATACGACTTGAAATCCATGTTCAAGCCGGGGGAAGCCACCTTACGCTTGTGA
- a CDS encoding glycosyltransferase family 4 protein produces the protein MHQQLAKHIKNYKIIPYSPKLSLFPFAYYPIGRKETANLIHCTPDSAIFHLRRNVPMVVTLHGYAIDKELHPYSSLVQKIHGRTDLRWLHQLAVKYADVLTTVSQYTANLAQQDLNIKEPIKVIYNGVDEQLFFPKKRNIVKEIKVLFSGNLTRRKGADLLLPIIERLDKNITIYYTSGLREKSKLLDHPRLYALGNIPHKKMPELYRNMDILLFPTVREGHSIAVLEAMASGLPVVASNVASLPEQIIHGHGGFLCTLGDVNSFASAIQNLADDITLRKFLGDFNRAEVEKNFTLKNMINDYNKVFSLY, from the coding sequence GTGCATCAACAGCTTGCAAAACATATCAAAAATTACAAGATCATTCCTTATTCACCTAAGCTGAGTTTATTTCCTTTTGCTTATTACCCTATTGGTCGTAAAGAAACAGCTAACCTTATTCACTGCACACCGGATTCTGCTATTTTTCATCTGAGACGTAATGTACCAATGGTGGTTACTTTGCACGGTTATGCAATTGATAAGGAATTGCATCCTTATAGTAGCCTTGTGCAAAAAATACATGGTCGTACAGATTTACGCTGGTTACATCAACTAGCTGTAAAATATGCTGATGTACTTACCACCGTTAGCCAATATACTGCTAATCTAGCTCAACAAGACTTAAATATTAAAGAACCAATTAAAGTAATTTACAACGGTGTAGATGAGCAATTATTTTTTCCGAAAAAAAGAAATATTGTTAAAGAAATAAAAGTATTATTTAGTGGGAATTTAACACGGCGTAAAGGTGCTGATTTACTATTACCAATTATTGAACGTTTGGATAAAAATATTACGATTTATTATACTTCTGGGTTACGTGAAAAATCCAAATTATTAGATCACCCACGTTTATATGCATTAGGGAACATTCCTCATAAGAAAATGCCTGAGTTATATAGAAACATGGATATTTTATTATTTCCGACTGTTAGAGAAGGGCATAGCATTGCGGTTTTAGAAGCGATGGCAAGTGGCTTGCCTGTGGTGGCCTCAAATGTAGCTTCATTGCCAGAACAAATTATACATGGGCATGGGGGCTTTTTATGTACCTTAGGTGATGTCAATAGTTTTGCTAGTGCAATTCAAAACTTGGCAGATGATATTACTTTACGAAAATTTTTAGGTGACTTTAATCGTGCTGAAGTTGAAAAAAATTTCACTTTAAAGAATATGATTAATGATTATAATAAAGTTTTTTCTTTATATTGA